Proteins from one Sylvia atricapilla isolate bSylAtr1 chromosome 1, bSylAtr1.pri, whole genome shotgun sequence genomic window:
- the LOC136366074 gene encoding collagen alpha-6(VI) chain-like gives MDMDITYIVESSHSISSEEFQRVKDFVSNMLDQFVVSSQPNETYGGIRVALVQQAPRGFLPDRNETPVALEFDLVTYSNKDLMKKHIQESVHQLEGPSAIASALQWTVENVFFKAPRQRKHRVIFTIVGSKTSTWDRERLREISLGAKCQGFTLFTLALGSDVSDSQLMELSSSPTEQHSLMLGKVSTPEMVYAQRFSRAFLNLLQQEMNSYPSPELQEECENLDRGDIEQEASTTERIPFPAMAESGSHQVLEDMEKNQSRVMKSMKENTKEPVHTMPEMRDDYEENEYFTEENAKREKPQECGKAQKDKKNIETTVETRGACKDYGMILEYENIF, from the exons ATGGATATGGATATAACTTACATCGTGGAGAGCTCTCACAGCATTAGCAGTGAAGAGTTTCAGAGAGTCAAAGACTTTGTGAGCAACATGTTGGATCAGTTTGTTGTTTCCTCACAGCCAAATGAAACATATGGAGGCATCAGAGTGGCACTGGTGCAGCAGGCTCCCAGGGGCTTCCTGCCTGACAGAAATGAGACACCTGTGGCCTTGGAGTTTGACCTAGTCACGTACAGCAATAAAGATTTGATGAAGAAACACATCCAAGAGTCTGTTCACCAGCTGGAAGGGCCATCAGCCATTGCTTCTGCTCTACAGTGGACAGTTGAAAACGTGTTTTTTAAAGCCCCcagacaaagaaaacacaggGTCATATTTACAATAGTCGGAAGCAAAACAAGCACATGGGACAGagaaaggctgagggagatTTCACTCGGAGCCAAGTGCCAAGGATTCACCTTGTTCACTCTTGCACTTGGCAGCGATGTGAGTGACAGTCAGCTGATGGAGCTCTCAAGCTcccccacagagcagcactcACTGATGTTGGGCAAGGTTTCCACACCAGAGATGGTGTATGCTCAGAGGTTTAGCCGGGCATTCCTAAATCTTCTACAAC AAGAAATGAACAGTTATCCTTCACCTGAACTTCAAGAAGAGTGTGAAAACTTAGATCGAGGAGACATAGAACAGGAAGCATCCACGACTGAAAG GATACCTTTTCCTGCAATGGCTGAAAGTGGTTCCCATCAAGTTTTagaagacatggaaaaaaatcaaagtagaGTCATGAAGAGTATGAAAGAGAACACCAAAGAACCTGTACATACAATGCCAGAAATGAGAGATGATTATGAGGAGAATGAATatttcacagaggaaaatgcTAAAAGAGAAAAGCCTCAAGAATGTGGAAAAGCTCAGAAGGACAAGAAAAACATAGAGACAACAGTAGAAACTAGAGGTGCCTGTAAGGATTATGGTATGATTctagaatatgaaaatattttttaa